A genomic segment from Bubalus kerabau isolate K-KA32 ecotype Philippines breed swamp buffalo chromosome 21, PCC_UOA_SB_1v2, whole genome shotgun sequence encodes:
- the LOC129635939 gene encoding small nuclear ribonucleoprotein G-like, whose amino-acid sequence MSKAHPPELKKFMDKKLSLKLNGGRHVQGILRGFDPFMNLVIDECVEMATSGQQNNIGMVVIRGNSIIVLEALERV is encoded by the coding sequence ATGAGCAAAGCACACCCTCCTGAGTTGAAGAAATTTATGGACAAGAAGTTATCATTGAAATTAAATGGTGGCAGACATGTCCAAGGAATATTGCGGGGATTTGATCCCTTTATGAATCTTGTGATAGATGAATGTGTGGAGATGGCAACTAGTGGGCAACAGAACAATATTGGAATGGTGGTAATACGAGGAAATAGTATCATCGTGTTAGAAGCCTTGGAACGAGTATGA